The following coding sequences are from one Streptomyces sp. NBC_01294 window:
- a CDS encoding inorganic diphosphatase, whose amino-acid sequence MEFDVTIEIPKGSRNKYEVDHETGRIRLDRRLFTSTSYPADYGFVENTLGEDGDPLDALVILDEPTFPGCLIKCRAIGMFRMTDEAGGDDKLLCVPASDPRVEHLRDIHHVSEFDRLEIQHFFEVYKDLEPGKSVEGANWVGRTEAEAEIEASYKRLEAQGGHH is encoded by the coding sequence GTGGAGTTCGACGTCACCATCGAGATCCCCAAGGGTTCGCGGAACAAGTACGAGGTGGACCACGAGACCGGCCGGATCCGTCTGGACCGTCGCCTCTTCACCTCGACCAGCTACCCGGCCGACTACGGCTTCGTCGAGAACACCCTGGGCGAGGACGGCGACCCGCTGGACGCGCTGGTCATCCTTGACGAGCCGACCTTCCCGGGCTGCCTGATCAAGTGCCGCGCCATCGGCATGTTCCGCATGACGGACGAGGCGGGCGGCGACGACAAGCTGCTGTGCGTGCCGGCCTCCGACCCGCGTGTCGAGCACCTGCGCGACATCCACCACGTGTCCGAGTTCGACCGCCTGGAGATCCAGCACTTCTTCGAGGTCTACAAGGACCTGGAGCCGGGCAAGTCGGTCGAGGGCGCGAACTGGGTCGGCCGCACCGAGGCCGAGGCCGAGATCGAGGCCTCGTACAAGCGCCTGGAGGCGCAGGGCGGCCACCACTAG
- a CDS encoding threonine/serine ThrE exporter family protein has product MAEADGAEDRKPQSDEAHSAFSVPPGMEPEVPEEDQPTSEFVRPAGAEMVQPEPEGSAFAMPATYSAAHSPPAYTPGQDFPLGGPKESPWQDRMRTMLRMPVDVRPVPDLVQRPSEAGPAVGRVLDLTLRIGELLLAGGEGAEDVEAAMFAVTRSYGLDRCEPTVTFTLLSITHQPSLVDHPVSANRTVRRRGPDYNRLSAVYRLVDDISAPEIDISLEEAYRRLAEIRRNRHPYPGWMLTSAAGLLAGAASTLVGGGVLVFIAAALGAVLGDRLAWLCAGRGLPEFYQFVVAAMPPAAIGVALNMTGIDVKASAVITGGLFALLPGRALVAAVQDGLTGFYITASARLLEVMYLFIGIIMGVLVVLYIGLQFDASPKPEEVLEITERPLIQIAASMVLVFTFAILLQQERSTVAIVTLNGAVAWVTFGAMHYAGNIPPVPSTAVAAGLVGLFGQLFSRYRFASALPYVTAAIGPLLPGSATYYGLLLIAEDRLNEGLGSLVNAAAIALAIAIGVNLGSETSRLFMRIPGAASAAKRRAAKRTRGF; this is encoded by the coding sequence GTGGCGGAGGCCGACGGGGCCGAGGACAGGAAGCCCCAGTCCGACGAGGCGCACAGCGCCTTCTCAGTCCCGCCCGGGATGGAGCCGGAGGTTCCCGAGGAGGACCAGCCCACCTCGGAATTCGTCCGTCCGGCGGGCGCCGAGATGGTGCAGCCCGAGCCTGAGGGATCGGCTTTCGCGATGCCGGCCACCTACAGCGCCGCGCACTCCCCGCCCGCCTACACCCCCGGCCAGGACTTCCCCCTCGGCGGGCCCAAGGAATCCCCCTGGCAGGACCGCATGCGCACGATGCTGCGCATGCCGGTCGACGTGCGCCCCGTACCGGATCTCGTGCAGCGGCCGAGCGAGGCCGGGCCCGCCGTGGGCCGCGTGCTCGACCTGACCCTGCGCATCGGCGAGCTGCTGCTCGCGGGCGGCGAGGGCGCCGAGGACGTGGAGGCCGCGATGTTCGCGGTGACCCGCTCCTACGGGCTGGACCGCTGCGAGCCCACCGTCACCTTCACCCTGCTGTCGATCACCCACCAGCCCTCGCTGGTGGACCATCCGGTCTCGGCGAACCGGACCGTGCGCCGCCGCGGCCCCGACTACAACCGGCTCTCGGCCGTCTACCGGCTGGTGGACGACATCAGCGCCCCCGAGATCGACATCTCGCTGGAGGAGGCCTACCGGCGCCTCGCCGAGATCCGCCGCAACCGGCACCCGTACCCCGGCTGGATGCTCACCTCCGCCGCCGGGCTGCTCGCCGGCGCCGCCTCCACCCTGGTCGGCGGCGGAGTGCTGGTCTTCATCGCGGCGGCGCTCGGCGCGGTCCTCGGCGACCGGCTGGCATGGCTGTGCGCCGGGCGCGGGCTGCCGGAGTTCTACCAGTTCGTGGTCGCGGCGATGCCGCCGGCCGCGATCGGGGTGGCGCTGAACATGACCGGGATCGACGTCAAGGCCTCCGCCGTGATCACCGGCGGGCTCTTCGCGCTGCTGCCCGGGCGGGCCCTGGTCGCGGCCGTGCAGGACGGCCTGACCGGCTTCTACATCACCGCCTCCGCCCGGCTGCTGGAGGTCATGTACCTCTTCATCGGCATCATCATGGGCGTGCTGGTCGTGCTCTACATCGGGCTCCAGTTCGACGCCTCCCCGAAGCCGGAGGAGGTCCTGGAGATCACCGAGCGGCCGCTGATCCAGATCGCGGCCTCGATGGTGCTGGTGTTCACCTTCGCGATCCTGCTCCAGCAGGAGCGCTCCACCGTGGCGATCGTGACGCTGAACGGCGCGGTGGCGTGGGTGACGTTCGGGGCCATGCACTACGCGGGCAACATCCCGCCCGTGCCGTCCACGGCCGTCGCGGCGGGGCTGGTGGGGCTGTTCGGGCAGCTCTTCTCGCGCTACCGCTTCGCGTCCGCGCTGCCGTACGTGACGGCCGCCATCGGCCCGCTGCTGCCCGGCTCGGCGACCTACTACGGGCTGCTGCTGATCGCCGAGGACCGGCTGAACGAGGGGCTGGGCTCGCTGGTGAACGCCGCGGCCATCGCGCTGGCCATCGCGATCGGGGTGAACCTGGGGTCGGAGACCTCACGGCTGTTCATGCGGATCCCGGGAGCCGCGAGCGCCGCGAAGCGCCGTGCGGCGAAGCGGACCCGCGGCTTCTGA
- a CDS encoding MerR family transcriptional regulator: protein MGHSVGQVAGFAGVTVRTLHHYDEIGLLCPSGRSHAGHRRYDDADLDRLQRILFYRELGFPLDEVAVLLDDPESDPREHLRRQHALLTDRIDRLQQMAKAVEHAMEAKKMGINLTPEEKFEVFGDSDPEQYAQEAEQRWGGTDAYAQSQRRAASYTKDDWQRIQDESAGWGSRYAALMEAGEPAEGERAMDLAEEHRRHISTWFYECPYEMHTCLGEMYVTDERFTAFYDAVKPGMAAHLRDSITANAVRHV from the coding sequence ATGGGCCACTCCGTGGGCCAGGTCGCCGGATTCGCCGGAGTGACGGTGCGCACCCTGCACCACTACGACGAGATCGGTCTGCTCTGCCCGAGCGGCCGCAGCCACGCGGGACACCGGCGGTACGACGACGCCGACCTGGACCGGCTGCAGCGGATCCTGTTCTACCGGGAGCTCGGCTTCCCCCTCGACGAGGTCGCGGTCCTGCTGGACGACCCGGAATCGGATCCGCGGGAGCATCTGCGCCGGCAGCACGCCCTGCTGACCGACCGGATCGACCGGCTCCAGCAGATGGCCAAGGCCGTTGAGCACGCCATGGAGGCGAAGAAGATGGGCATCAACCTCACACCCGAGGAGAAGTTCGAGGTCTTCGGGGACAGCGACCCCGAGCAGTACGCGCAGGAGGCCGAGCAGCGCTGGGGCGGCACCGACGCCTACGCCCAGTCGCAGCGCCGCGCGGCCTCGTACACGAAGGACGACTGGCAGCGGATCCAGGACGAGTCCGCCGGCTGGGGCAGCCGGTACGCGGCCCTCATGGAGGCCGGTGAGCCCGCGGAAGGCGAGCGGGCGATGGACCTGGCCGAGGAACACCGCCGGCACATCAGCACGTGGTTCTACGAGTGCCCGTACGAGATGCACACCTGCCTCGGCGAGATGTACGTCACGGACGAGCGGTTCACGGCGTTCTACGACGCCGTCAAGCCCGGCATGGCCGCGCATCTGCGGGACTCGATCACGGCCAACGCCGTACGCCACGTGTAG
- a CDS encoding ABC transporter permease → MTRRELAHWARQPVQMVVGLVFPVMLLLMFGFLVGGGRGIDGEYVEFLVPGMLALTMAFGLEATMTAVTQDLGKGVIDRFRAMPMSSSAVLVGRSAADMLQSAVGLAVLAGVGLLLGWRWHGSPAAALLAFALLLLLRFAMLWIGIWLGMVAGRPELVQAVQILVWPVGFLSNAFATPQSMPGWLGAVVEWNPMSATATAVRDLFGNPAAAPPSWASDHAALLAVAWPVLLLAVFFPLAVARFRGLSR, encoded by the coding sequence ATGACCCGGCGCGAACTCGCCCACTGGGCGCGCCAACCGGTCCAGATGGTCGTCGGACTGGTCTTCCCCGTGATGCTGCTGCTGATGTTCGGCTTCCTCGTCGGCGGCGGGCGCGGCATCGACGGCGAGTACGTCGAGTTCCTGGTGCCCGGGATGCTCGCGCTGACCATGGCCTTCGGACTGGAGGCGACGATGACGGCGGTCACCCAGGACCTGGGCAAGGGCGTCATCGACCGCTTCCGCGCCATGCCGATGTCCTCCTCGGCGGTCCTGGTCGGCCGCAGCGCGGCGGACATGCTCCAGTCGGCCGTGGGGCTCGCGGTCCTGGCGGGCGTCGGCCTCCTCCTCGGCTGGCGCTGGCACGGCTCACCCGCGGCCGCCCTGCTGGCCTTCGCACTGCTCCTGCTGCTGCGCTTCGCGATGCTGTGGATCGGGATCTGGCTCGGCATGGTCGCGGGCCGGCCCGAACTGGTGCAGGCGGTGCAGATCCTGGTGTGGCCGGTGGGCTTCCTCTCCAACGCCTTCGCCACGCCGCAGTCGATGCCGGGCTGGCTGGGGGCGGTGGTGGAATGGAACCCGATGTCGGCCACCGCGACGGCGGTCCGCGACCTGTTCGGCAACCCGGCGGCGGCGCCCCCGTCCTGGGCCTCCGACCATGCCGCACTGCTCGCCGTCGCCTGGCCGGTCCTGCTGCTGGCGGTCTTCTTCCCGCTGGCGGTGGCCCGGTTCCGCGGCCTCAGCCGTTAG
- a CDS encoding ATP-binding cassette domain-containing protein yields the protein MAAISAEGVHKRYGDKPALAGLDLEVARGTVHAVLGPNGAGKTTAVRIMSTLLRHDEGAVRVAGHDVRTDAAAVRARIGLLGQHAALDEELAGRQNLEMFGRLHHLGARRAGLRADELLERFGLADTGRKPVKQYSGGMRRRLDLAASLITEPEVLFLDEPTTGLDPRGRAEVWNAVRSLVGGGTTVLLTTQYLEEADQLSDRIALIDAGRVAAEGTADELKALVGADRIVVVLRDAARLGQAAALLPDPSVDPDSLTLSFPVQDRMAGLTLTLRALEEAGIEAADLSVRRPTLDEVFLHLTDRTNTAEVAA from the coding sequence ATGGCGGCGATCTCCGCCGAAGGCGTCCACAAGCGGTACGGCGACAAGCCCGCCCTGGCCGGGCTCGACCTGGAGGTGGCACGCGGAACGGTGCACGCGGTGCTCGGCCCCAACGGAGCCGGCAAGACCACGGCGGTCCGCATCATGAGCACCCTGCTGCGGCACGACGAGGGCGCGGTGCGGGTGGCGGGCCACGACGTACGGACGGACGCGGCGGCCGTCCGCGCCCGGATCGGCCTGCTCGGCCAGCACGCGGCGCTCGACGAGGAACTGGCCGGGCGGCAGAACCTGGAGATGTTCGGGCGCCTGCACCACCTGGGCGCGCGGCGGGCCGGGCTGCGGGCCGACGAACTGCTGGAGCGGTTCGGCCTCGCGGACACCGGCCGCAAGCCCGTGAAGCAGTACAGCGGCGGCATGCGCCGCCGCCTCGACCTCGCGGCGTCCCTGATCACCGAGCCGGAGGTGCTCTTCCTGGACGAGCCGACCACCGGGCTCGATCCGCGCGGCCGCGCCGAGGTGTGGAACGCGGTCCGCTCACTGGTGGGCGGCGGCACGACGGTCCTGCTGACCACCCAGTACCTGGAGGAGGCCGACCAGCTGTCCGACCGCATCGCGCTGATCGACGCCGGGCGGGTGGCCGCCGAGGGCACGGCCGACGAGCTGAAGGCCCTCGTCGGGGCGGACCGGATCGTCGTCGTCCTGCGGGACGCGGCACGGCTCGGGCAGGCGGCGGCGCTGCTGCCGGACCCGTCCGTCGACCCCGACTCCCTGACGCTCAGCTTCCCGGTCCAGGACCGCATGGCGGGCCTGACCCTGACCCTGCGCGCGCTGGAGGAGGCCGGCATCGAGGCGGCGGACCTCTCGGTGCGGCGGCCCACGCTCGACGAGGTCTTCCTGCACCTGACCGACCGTACGAACACCGCGGAGGTGGCCGCATGA
- a CDS encoding PadR family transcriptional regulator: MSAIRLLVLGAVRQHGRAHGYQVRNDLEYWGAHEWSNTKPGSIYHALKQMAKQGVLHAHEVAPSVAGGPPRTEYELTDAGREEYFRLLREALAAYDQKTDVLSAAIGFMVDLPREEVLALLRERLAKLAGWRSAVTEYYTPEGGPQALGHIGEIMHMWVHSGDAEAEWTRGLIARIEGGAYSFAGEGGEPFVGVLADGQENPYATGPDPRDM, from the coding sequence ATGTCAGCGATCCGGCTTCTTGTCCTCGGTGCGGTCCGCCAGCACGGGCGGGCCCATGGGTACCAGGTGCGCAACGACCTGGAGTACTGGGGCGCCCACGAGTGGTCGAACACCAAGCCCGGATCGATCTACCACGCGCTCAAGCAGATGGCGAAGCAGGGCGTCCTGCACGCTCACGAGGTGGCGCCGAGCGTGGCGGGCGGGCCCCCGCGCACCGAGTACGAGCTGACGGACGCCGGGCGCGAGGAGTACTTCCGGCTGCTGCGCGAGGCGCTCGCGGCGTACGACCAGAAGACGGACGTGCTGTCGGCGGCGATCGGCTTCATGGTCGACCTCCCGCGGGAGGAGGTCCTCGCGCTGCTCCGGGAGCGGCTGGCGAAGCTGGCGGGCTGGCGGTCGGCGGTGACCGAGTACTACACGCCGGAGGGCGGGCCGCAGGCGCTGGGCCACATCGGCGAGATCATGCACATGTGGGTCCACTCCGGGGACGCCGAGGCGGAGTGGACCCGGGGGCTGATCGCCCGGATCGAGGGGGGCGCGTACTCCTTCGCGGGCGAGGGCGGCGAACCGTTCGTGGGGGTCCTGGCGGACGGGCAGGAGAACCCGTACGCGACCGGGCCGGACCCGCGAGACATGTAA
- a CDS encoding IS3 family transposase (programmed frameshift), with protein MGMKHYPAEFKADAVALYRSRPGATIKSVAGDLGVNTETLRNWIRAADGRRPGAHSTQPAAALASGDDVQAELAAARKRIRELEEERDILRKAARYFGDGDALVTRCQFVEDHQRRHGVKRLCDILGLSRSSFYYWRRTAAARAARQIAEAGIAARIRKAHQESDGTYGVPRITAELRDEGGPAVNHKRVARIMRTIGLEGVRLRRRHRTTLADHAAPKAPDLIGRDFTASEVNTKYVGDITYLPVSGAKPLYLATVIDLASRRLAGWAIADHMRTELVTDALAAAERTRGSMAGAVMHTDHGSQYTSRAFAEICRSAGVRQSMGAIGSSADNAAAESFNAAFKRETLQGRKGWSNEHEARLDAFRWLTRYNTRRRHSRLGQRSPIAYENDLQPATTTLTQAA; from the exons GTGGGGATGAAGCATTACCCCGCCGAGTTCAAGGCGGACGCGGTCGCGTTGTACCGGTCGAGGCCGGGGGCGACGATCAAGTCGGTCGCCGGTGATCTCGGGGTGAACACCGAGACGTTGCGGAACTGGATCCGGGCCGCCGACGGGCGCCGGCCCGGCGCCCACTCGACGCAGCCGGCCGCCGCGCTGGCCAGCGGTGACGACGTTCAGGCGGAGCTGGCCGCGGCCCGGAAGAGGATCCGCGAGCTGGAGGAAGAGCGCGACATTCTCCGCAAGGCGGCCCGATATTTCG GCGACGGAGACGCGCTGGTGACCCGCTGCCAGTTCGTTGAGGATCACCAGCGCCGTCACGGCGTGAAGCGGCTCTGCGACATCCTCGGCCTCTCCCGCTCGAGCTTCTACTACTGGCGCCGCACCGCGGCAGCAAGGGCGGCCCGGCAGATCGCCGAGGCCGGGATCGCGGCCCGGATACGCAAGGCCCACCAGGAATCCGACGGCACTTACGGAGTCCCCAGGATCACCGCCGAGCTCCGTGACGAAGGCGGCCCGGCGGTCAACCACAAGCGGGTCGCCAGGATCATGCGGACCATCGGGCTCGAGGGAGTCCGCCTGCGCCGCCGGCACCGCACCACCCTCGCGGACCATGCGGCGCCGAAGGCACCAGATCTGATCGGCCGTGACTTCACCGCGTCCGAGGTGAACACGAAGTACGTCGGCGACATCACGTATCTGCCGGTGAGCGGCGCGAAGCCGCTCTACCTCGCGACCGTCATCGACCTCGCCTCACGCCGGCTGGCCGGATGGGCCATCGCTGACCACATGCGGACAGAACTCGTCACCGACGCCCTCGCGGCAGCCGAGCGGACCCGCGGGAGCATGGCCGGAGCAGTCATGCACACGGATCACGGCTCGCAATACACGAGTAGGGCCTTCGCTGAAATCTGCAGGTCAGCAGGGGTCCGGCAGAGCATGGGCGCGATCGGGTCCAGCGCGGACAACGCAGCCGCGGAAAGCTTCAACGCCGCCTTCAAGAGAGAAACGCTCCAAGGCCGCAAAGGCTGGTCGAACGAGCATGAAGCGCGACTCGACGCCTTCCGCTGGCTGACCCGATACAACACCCGCCGCCGGCACTCCCGCCTCGGCCAGCGATCTCCGATCGCCTACGAGAACGACCTCCAACCAGCAACAACTACCCTGACCCAAGCCGCATAG
- a CDS encoding zinc ribbon domain-containing protein, producing the protein MALRRLGWSVTTLDGIRVNDRIVRMAQETAGRTLRSAKWRADLTAAVLATWPADPSKRTPEEWDAVRSAAPGGQHLPSSVIKGRTRQVAVFVREHGRLPVDVFEAEDVPRPAHMLLLSACDGQQATIERHESDPGWALLRLQLPARPDPQSYKDWTWVSCPISLPPTIPASAVLHLPTLRVTGGRVRADLAYTHAVPRTARTGHTVALGVDWGLNTLLSAGAARLHDDGTITALGAGGMFRAAGVLAKQHLLRRHSELLHAKAHRYQRLTGSDTEHPLAARHAVLADQIRRISDKRSNLGDALARAAARWAVDQAITAGASVIYLEDLRSMEARGMGRTMNTRLSQTVRGQIVDRMRHLAAEVGISVVMVPAKNTSKHCPRCLVPLWHRKAPDRPTTPGWKWAVCRSCGYQGDRDQGARNRIVARGLTHQAKTVTERANGAMVIRSVVDTLEKAAVITPSAPKTSRDRSKTGPTRHEATSPAPRRRRAPSPTRPQGPAGKRPEGHAHTDRPRLPRAAHRHQDVTTTSTPTTSRHRPRGTALGAGFHLHAHATPPRWEILSDTVSDTGSSS; encoded by the coding sequence ATGGCTCTGCGCCGGCTCGGTTGGAGCGTCACCACCCTGGACGGCATCCGTGTCAACGACCGGATCGTTCGCATGGCCCAGGAGACGGCCGGGCGCACGTTGCGGTCGGCGAAGTGGCGCGCCGACCTGACCGCCGCCGTGCTCGCGACCTGGCCTGCTGATCCGTCCAAGCGCACACCCGAGGAGTGGGACGCCGTTCGGTCTGCCGCGCCCGGCGGCCAGCATCTGCCGTCCAGTGTCATCAAGGGCCGTACCCGGCAGGTCGCCGTGTTCGTCCGAGAGCACGGGCGACTACCGGTCGATGTGTTCGAGGCGGAAGACGTCCCCCGACCCGCTCACATGTTGCTGTTGTCGGCGTGTGACGGGCAGCAGGCAACCATCGAACGGCACGAGAGTGATCCGGGCTGGGCATTGCTGCGGCTGCAACTGCCGGCCCGGCCTGATCCGCAGTCGTACAAGGACTGGACATGGGTGTCCTGCCCGATCTCGCTTCCGCCGACGATTCCGGCCTCGGCGGTGCTGCACCTGCCCACCCTGCGCGTGACGGGCGGCCGCGTGCGAGCGGATCTCGCCTACACCCACGCCGTTCCCAGGACCGCCCGCACCGGGCATACGGTCGCGCTCGGCGTGGACTGGGGCCTGAACACCCTGCTCAGTGCCGGGGCCGCCCGTCTCCACGATGACGGCACGATCACCGCCCTCGGAGCCGGGGGCATGTTCCGGGCGGCCGGTGTCCTTGCCAAACAGCACCTGCTCCGCCGCCACAGTGAACTCCTGCACGCGAAAGCCCATCGCTACCAGCGGCTCACCGGCAGCGACACCGAACACCCCTTGGCGGCCAGGCACGCAGTCCTGGCCGACCAGATCCGACGCATCTCCGACAAACGGTCGAACCTGGGCGATGCCCTGGCGCGGGCTGCGGCGCGATGGGCGGTGGACCAGGCCATCACCGCCGGGGCCAGTGTCATCTACCTCGAAGACCTGCGGTCGATGGAAGCACGCGGCATGGGCCGCACCATGAACACCCGTCTGTCCCAGACGGTACGAGGGCAGATCGTGGACCGCATGCGACACCTCGCCGCCGAGGTGGGCATCAGTGTGGTCATGGTGCCCGCGAAGAACACCTCCAAGCACTGCCCGCGGTGCCTCGTACCGCTGTGGCACCGTAAGGCCCCGGACCGGCCCACCACTCCGGGATGGAAGTGGGCTGTCTGCCGCTCCTGCGGATACCAGGGGGACCGCGACCAGGGCGCGCGGAATCGCATCGTCGCACGCGGCCTCACCCACCAAGCGAAGACCGTGACCGAACGGGCCAACGGCGCCATGGTCATCCGCTCGGTGGTAGACACACTCGAAAAAGCGGCGGTCATCACACCGTCCGCACCAAAGACCAGTCGGGACAGGTCCAAGACCGGACCCACCCGGCACGAGGCAACAAGCCCCGCGCCCAGGCGACGCAGGGCACCCTCCCCCACCAGGCCCCAAGGCCCGGCGGGCAAGCGTCCGGAGGGACACGCTCACACGGACCGGCCCCGACTGCCCCGCGCAGCCCACCGGCACCAGGACGTGACAACGACCAGCACACCCACCACCAGCCGACACCGGCCACGAGGCACAGCACTGGGCGCGGGCTTCCACCTCCACGCCCATGCCACCCCTCCACGATGGGAGATCCTCTCGGACACCGTGTCCGACACGGGATCATCAAGCTGA
- a CDS encoding DinB family protein: MAQISTEVLGDERGTLLAFVEAQRAAIRETVLGLDEEQAASRPTVSELTLSGVLKHVAEVELGWLRMAQQVPNERQRTEETWNEAFRLVEGESIPSVLAFWDEVRQETEAFVAGLPSLDDTFPLPPAPWFPKNGKVSMRWMLLHLVEEFARHAGHADIVRESLDGTRAMG; encoded by the coding sequence ATGGCTCAGATTTCCACCGAGGTCCTCGGCGACGAGCGCGGCACGCTCCTCGCCTTCGTCGAGGCCCAGCGCGCGGCGATCCGCGAAACGGTCCTCGGGCTCGACGAGGAGCAGGCGGCGAGCCGCCCCACCGTCAGCGAGCTCACCCTGTCCGGCGTGCTCAAGCACGTGGCCGAGGTCGAGCTGGGCTGGCTGCGGATGGCCCAGCAGGTCCCGAACGAGCGCCAGCGCACCGAGGAGACCTGGAACGAGGCCTTCCGGCTGGTCGAGGGCGAGTCGATCCCGTCCGTCCTGGCCTTCTGGGACGAGGTCCGGCAGGAGACGGAGGCCTTCGTCGCCGGCCTGCCGAGCCTGGACGACACCTTCCCGCTCCCGCCGGCGCCCTGGTTCCCGAAGAACGGCAAGGTCTCGATGCGCTGGATGCTGCTGCACCTGGTGGAGGAGTTCGCCCGGCACGCGGGCCACGCGGACATCGTCCGCGAATCCCTCGACGGCACCCGCGCCATGGGCTGA